In one window of Mytilus trossulus isolate FHL-02 chromosome 7, PNRI_Mtr1.1.1.hap1, whole genome shotgun sequence DNA:
- the LOC134726474 gene encoding uncharacterized protein LOC134726474: protein MASSKPVQCGPCKQERENTKADIWCYNCDEACPGHHKKFISTLDYKTIDIQTYIKTECDKHNHHFNLYCPVHLTPCCDECISTYHSKCIGIESLTTVVEKTKIEKSKESVDKNIDSILLFLNKMAIEKSSNITKGDQQCERIKESIGQIRKVINKHLDHLAQQLCKEADTVWGQEKSILSGFISEIDEKKIKFKEMQDDLQTDTEQTSKFQFFLGLHQIGEKVHQCKSYVDDMENNDMGYEVDLQVEKNGEIEKILSELQSIKSLGEVEVYKTEININRETSENTKAQVGTRKQSYKGKLKMHIESKTKVGVDIKKGISDMICLSDGRIIVVEQFGNVNLLTSDGRLQNSYLYLVRPSVLHR, encoded by the coding sequence ATGGCATCAAGTAAACCTGTACAATGTGGACCATGTAAGCAGGAAAGAGAAAACACTAAAGCTGACATATGGTGTTACAATTGTGATGAGGCATGTCCTGGTCATCataaaaagtttatatcaaCCCTTGATTACAAGACCATTGATATTCAGACCTACATCAAAACAGAATGCGATAAGCATAATCACCATTTCAACTTGTACTGCCCCGTTCATTTGACGCCTTGTTGTGATGAATGTATATCCACTTATCATTCAAAATGCATCGGAATAGAAAGTTTAACAACTGTAGTGGAGAAAACCAagattgaaaaatcaaaagaatcAGTAGATAAAAATATAGACTCTATCTTACTTTTCTTGAATAAAATGGCTATCGAAAAGTCAAGTAATATAACGAAAGGAGATCAACAATGCGAAAGAATAAAGGAATCAATTGGACAAATTCGGAAGGTAATCAACAAACATTTAGATCATCTAGCACAGCAGTTGTGTAAAGAAGCAGATACTGTATGGGGTCAAGAGAAATCCATATTATCAGGATTCATTTCtgaaatagatgaaaaaaagataaaatttaagGAAATGCAGGACGATTTACAAACAGATACAGAGCAgacttcaaaatttcaattctttttAGGATTACACCAGATTGGTGAAAAAGTACATCAATGTAAAAGTTATGTTGATGATATGGAAAACAATGACATGGGTTATGAAGTTGATCTACAAGTAGAGAAAAATGGTGAGATAGAAAAGATACTGAGCGAACtacaatcaataaaatcattagGAGAAGTGGAGGTctataaaactgaaataaacaTTAATAGAGAAACAAGTGAAAACACTAAAGCACAAGTAGGAACACGAAAACAATCCTACAAAGGCAAACTGAAAATGCATATTGAGTCAAAGACAAAAGTAGGGGTCGACATAAAGAAGGGAATTAGTGACATGATTTGTCTGTCTGATGGTAGAATTATAGTAGTTGAACAGTTTGGTAATGTTAACCTACTTACTTCGGATGGCAGACTTCAAAACAGTTACCTATACCTGGTGAGGCCTTCGGTGTTACACAGATAA